Proteins encoded in a region of the Cytobacillus pseudoceanisediminis genome:
- a CDS encoding type II toxin-antitoxin system SpoIISA family toxin, with translation MLIFFKVAVWIIVACLGFYVISVWLWEKKVKERMPVIRKTWYIIYVLGAVVYWTNKPDSIFTDWQNYLIVAVIFALVDAFVFLGSYLKRVGNNELATDTRELLEENSDLLNSHMNKLKSFQYLLKNEPIEIYYGNKEAYLAGIEKLLADFAEKVDMKISLCKYTTEEEKDYLLEHYTEKALIHSRLDRREVYYDAEEKLALIPFSILEDDYVIKLTSDQFVTEFDYLLFTSLISIYDLMLPAEQEDEDHEGSSG, from the coding sequence TTGCTGATATTCTTCAAGGTTGCAGTTTGGATTATTGTCGCTTGTCTCGGTTTTTATGTTATTTCTGTCTGGTTGTGGGAAAAGAAAGTAAAAGAAAGAATGCCCGTCATTCGGAAAACCTGGTATATCATTTATGTACTTGGTGCAGTTGTTTATTGGACGAACAAACCAGATTCCATTTTTACTGATTGGCAGAACTACCTCATTGTCGCGGTTATATTTGCTCTGGTTGATGCCTTTGTTTTTCTGGGTTCCTATCTGAAAAGAGTTGGAAATAACGAGTTGGCTACTGACACAAGGGAATTGCTCGAAGAAAACAGTGATTTGCTGAATTCACACATGAATAAGCTTAAATCGTTTCAGTATTTATTGAAAAATGAGCCCATTGAGATTTATTATGGAAACAAGGAAGCATATCTCGCCGGCATTGAAAAACTTCTGGCAGACTTTGCGGAAAAAGTGGATATGAAGATATCCTTATGCAAATACACAACAGAGGAAGAAAAGGACTATCTGCTTGAGCACTACACCGAAAAAGCTTTGATTCATAGCCGTCTGGACCGCAGAGAAGTGTATTATGATGCTGAAGAAAAGCTGGCGCTGATTCCTTTTTCCATTCTTGAAGATGACTATGTAATTAAACTTACCTCCGATCAATTTGTTACAGAATTCGACTACTTGCTTTTCACTTCACTCATTTCAATATACGATCTAATGCTCCCTGCCGAACAGGAGGACGAAGACCATGAAGGATCCAGCGGATAA
- a CDS encoding type II toxin-antitoxin system SpoIISB family antitoxin, protein MSLPGFEVSPHTERILKKNKRLISVYTKTKA, encoded by the coding sequence ATCAGCCTGCCGGGATTTGAAGTAAGTCCCCACACCGAACGGATATTAAAAAAGAACAAAAGATTAATAAGCGTTTATACCAAAACAAAGGCTTGA
- a CDS encoding ParM/StbA family protein, with product MDRHNFLAVDIGNSWYKALASENGILSEYQIPNAIALFDEEFYEKPYDDDDIVFEDNLIVEVKSQAVVDRREIFYIGKAAAKQRDVSLTAFNNQKVDEDRTYLLLFGLAGYHAVLQHPEETEITYSIDQLAVSLPTTQYKERKTRLKDKLAGTHTIIFHKVPGLSEPKELTVKVIINDVIVGAEGACAYLGLTRDQETLGIKDEELVKESQKGIIIGDLGGDSVDFVGIKNNKPVASVEGEPFGINQFLDHIIQRVSKKEMYRFDSRAELEEKLAEGPAGWYVEPFAGVRKDISKYILPQLKSMAIKYLEHFDRVRSSSSEIKGAVRYIAVGGAAKLAQKQIQEAAAKWSDRGRPIELTFPENMEKLNVLGLMILAKMNQLKRDKGSNHIMTTKG from the coding sequence ATGGATAGACACAATTTTCTTGCTGTAGATATCGGAAACAGCTGGTATAAGGCATTAGCTTCTGAAAATGGTATTCTGTCAGAATATCAAATTCCAAATGCTATTGCTCTTTTTGATGAAGAATTTTACGAAAAGCCATACGATGATGATGATATAGTGTTTGAAGATAATTTAATTGTGGAGGTAAAGAGCCAGGCCGTTGTGGATAGAAGGGAAATTTTCTATATCGGAAAAGCAGCGGCTAAACAGCGGGACGTGAGCCTGACTGCATTCAATAACCAGAAAGTTGATGAAGACAGAACCTATTTGCTGCTGTTCGGCCTGGCAGGCTATCATGCAGTTCTTCAGCATCCGGAAGAAACAGAAATCACTTATTCTATTGATCAATTAGCTGTTTCTCTTCCGACAACACAGTATAAAGAAAGAAAAACCCGCCTAAAAGACAAACTGGCTGGAACACATACGATCATCTTTCATAAAGTTCCCGGGCTTTCTGAGCCTAAGGAGTTAACCGTTAAAGTTATAATCAATGATGTCATTGTCGGTGCAGAAGGTGCTTGTGCCTATTTGGGATTAACAAGAGATCAGGAAACTTTGGGAATCAAGGATGAAGAACTTGTTAAAGAATCACAAAAAGGGATTATCATCGGAGACCTTGGGGGAGACTCTGTCGACTTTGTCGGAATAAAAAATAATAAGCCTGTCGCATCTGTAGAGGGCGAGCCTTTCGGGATCAATCAGTTTCTTGATCACATCATTCAAAGGGTGAGTAAAAAGGAAATGTACCGATTTGACTCCCGTGCCGAACTGGAGGAAAAGTTGGCAGAAGGACCCGCAGGGTGGTATGTCGAGCCTTTTGCAGGGGTCAGAAAGGATATCAGCAAATACATTTTGCCGCAGCTGAAGTCAATGGCAATTAAATACCTGGAGCATTTTGATCGGGTGAGGAGCAGTTCATCAGAGATTAAAGGAGCTGTCCGTTATATTGCTGTTGGAGGAGCAGCCAAACTCGCCCAAAAGCAAATTCAGGAAGCTGCAGCAAAATGGTCGGATAGAGGAAGGCCAATTGAATTAACGTTTCCTGAAAATATGGAGAAATTAAATGTCCTTGGTCTTATGATTCTGGCAAAAATGAATCAGCTAAAAAGAGATAAAGGAAGTAATCATATTATGACAACCAAAGGTTAA
- a CDS encoding CsxC family protein — protein MRKNHGCSSGKGHSSRKCPPMPACDTAKSHDHFCEVSGDVVAGTEVDVVIGQVPIQALTESEIHLPDYASDIKVIRKNIFLTQCEAIPFRPVEGTTTTDVKLFVEGYIHKNIQYVEDCDGYVKDYMVNVPFKCFTRVTLPTPIAIPAFSSKNSDAREIRELAKDGMGADRCTFGSNTFEFLNEPIRCKLVSWNLTEANFLSNFDKWGRFNKITEKDDINLVLRLSQTQFTANGA, from the coding sequence ATGAGAAAAAACCATGGTTGTAGCAGTGGCAAAGGCCATTCTTCAAGAAAATGTCCACCAATGCCAGCATGCGATACAGCTAAATCACATGATCATTTTTGCGAAGTTTCAGGTGACGTAGTAGCAGGTACTGAAGTAGATGTTGTTATCGGACAAGTCCCTATTCAAGCTCTTACTGAATCGGAAATTCATCTTCCTGATTATGCCTCAGATATTAAAGTAATCAGAAAAAACATCTTTCTTACTCAATGCGAAGCGATTCCTTTTCGCCCTGTAGAGGGTACAACAACAACTGACGTAAAATTGTTTGTAGAAGGATATATTCATAAAAATATCCAATATGTTGAAGACTGTGACGGATATGTTAAAGACTATATGGTAAATGTTCCATTCAAGTGCTTTACACGAGTTACTTTGCCAACTCCAATCGCAATCCCAGCTTTTAGCTCTAAGAATAGTGATGCTCGTGAAATCAGAGAATTGGCCAAAGACGGTATGGGCGCTGACCGCTGTACTTTTGGTTCCAATACTTTTGAATTCTTGAATGAGCCTATTCGCTGTAAATTGGTAAGCTGGAATTTAACTGAAGCTAACTTTTTAAGTAACTTTGATAAATGGGGAAGATTCAACAAAATTACTGAAAAAGATGATATTAATCTTGTACTCAGATTATCGCAGACTCAATTTACTGCAAATGGGGCTTAA
- a CDS encoding CsxC family protein, with translation MSEEQKDRDIAECQISAQNCECESTFHHPHVSIGKITAEVPVVLAELSLHLNVNAIIKFPEPVLEIKDIKKSVKLTQCRLLLPANQLFVKGFVRKNIQYAAPCPEIEMHSDKSVASDIHSYTVDVPFQCVTEIKKFLTCPIMPEINKRYNFDFHVSKPMHCGFPEKDELQSNDLSKFHQESMQHYNKLPFCELISSRIIEWDEAIDRRPLPNCSPIGEGVFTKLEEKMVLELVIKVLQKQQIRVSSTTNDHDDCYDCD, from the coding sequence ATGTCAGAAGAACAAAAAGATCGAGATATAGCGGAATGCCAGATTTCTGCTCAAAACTGTGAGTGTGAGAGTACCTTCCATCATCCTCATGTAAGTATTGGAAAAATCACAGCTGAGGTTCCTGTAGTGCTAGCTGAACTTTCACTCCACCTAAACGTAAATGCCATTATAAAGTTTCCGGAACCTGTATTAGAAATTAAAGATATAAAAAAATCAGTAAAGTTGACACAATGCAGGCTATTACTCCCTGCAAACCAGTTATTTGTCAAAGGATTCGTTCGAAAAAATATTCAATATGCTGCCCCTTGTCCAGAAATTGAAATGCATTCTGATAAAAGTGTAGCATCTGATATACATTCTTATACAGTCGATGTGCCTTTTCAATGCGTTACTGAAATAAAGAAATTCCTTACCTGCCCAATCATGCCGGAAATAAACAAGCGATACAATTTCGATTTTCATGTATCAAAGCCAATGCACTGCGGGTTTCCTGAAAAAGATGAGCTTCAATCGAATGACCTTTCCAAATTTCATCAGGAGAGCATGCAGCACTACAACAAATTGCCCTTCTGTGAACTGATTTCAAGCAGAATAATTGAATGGGATGAGGCGATAGATCGCCGTCCTCTGCCTAACTGCTCACCGATTGGTGAAGGTGTCTTCACAAAATTGGAAGAAAAAATGGTTTTAGAATTAGTCATAAAAGTCCTTCAAAAACAGCAAATACGAGTTTCTTCAACTACGAATGATCACGATGACTGTTACGACTGCGATTAA
- a CDS encoding CotY/CotZ family spore coat protein yields MGLCGKKNNKEFERHDFCHEHDCDCECHIKPDWDEGKHRKNFYENCVEEVLEAIFKAQKKAGLDDECRSSCRESIDDLMGGQKKPKKNTIPFLLYCGSCEPFKATGVTTFTHHSKEKKFACITSFIFRIKEFDGKCAVLELLTFKQCKSSKDPFKSHTKDFCSPCSQIDCENVEDLIPTGICINVDLSCFCAVTCLPAIRL; encoded by the coding sequence ATGGGTTTGTGCGGGAAGAAAAACAATAAAGAGTTTGAGAGGCATGATTTTTGCCATGAGCATGATTGCGACTGTGAATGTCATATAAAACCAGACTGGGACGAAGGTAAACACCGGAAAAATTTCTATGAAAATTGTGTTGAAGAGGTTTTGGAGGCCATTTTTAAAGCCCAGAAAAAAGCAGGGTTAGATGATGAATGCAGAAGTTCCTGCCGGGAATCCATTGATGACCTCATGGGAGGACAAAAGAAACCAAAAAAGAATACAATTCCATTCCTTTTATATTGCGGGAGCTGTGAACCATTTAAAGCTACAGGTGTGACCACATTCACTCATCATTCCAAGGAAAAGAAATTTGCTTGTATAACATCATTCATTTTTAGAATTAAAGAATTTGATGGCAAATGTGCTGTATTGGAATTGTTGACTTTCAAGCAATGTAAATCTTCTAAAGACCCGTTTAAATCACATACAAAAGATTTTTGTTCACCTTGCAGCCAAATCGATTGTGAAAACGTAGAAGATCTCATTCCTACAGGTATATGCATAAATGTGGATCTTTCCTGTTTTTGTGCTGTAACCTGTCTGCCTGCCATCCGCTTATAG
- a CDS encoding CsxC family protein, with the protein MPVCDTAKSHDHFCEVSGAVVAGTEVDVVIGQVPIQALTESDIHLPDYASEIKVIRKNIFLTQCEAIPLRPAEGTTTTDVKLFIEGYIHKNIQYVEDCDGYVKDYMVNVPFKCFTRVTLPVAIPIPALSSKNSDAREIRELAKDGMGADRCTFGSNTFEFLNEPIRCKLVSWNLTEGNFLANFDKWGKFNKFTEKDDINLVIRLSQTQFTAAPAPVTEEE; encoded by the coding sequence ATGCCAGTTTGCGATACAGCTAAATCACATGATCACTTTTGCGAAGTTTCAGGTGCGGTAGTAGCAGGTACAGAAGTAGATGTTGTAATCGGACAAGTCCCTATTCAAGCTCTTACTGAATCCGATATTCATCTTCCGGATTATGCATCAGAGATTAAAGTGATCAGAAAAAATATTTTCCTTACTCAATGTGAAGCCATTCCTCTTCGCCCTGCAGAGGGTACAACAACAACTGACGTAAAATTGTTTATAGAAGGATATATTCATAAAAATATCCAATATGTTGAAGACTGTGACGGATATGTTAAAGACTATATGGTAAATGTTCCATTCAAGTGTTTCACTCGTGTAACTTTGCCTGTTGCTATTCCGATTCCTGCTTTAAGTTCAAAGAATAGTGATGCCAGAGAAATCAGGGAACTTGCAAAAGATGGTATGGGAGCTGACAGATGCACCTTTGGTTCCAATACGTTTGAGTTCCTGAATGAACCAATTCGCTGCAAATTAGTCAGCTGGAATTTAACAGAAGGCAACTTCTTAGCGAACTTTGATAAATGGGGTAAATTTAACAAATTTACTGAAAAAGATGACATTAACCTTGTAATCAGATTATCGCAGACTCAATTCACTGCAGCTCCCGCCCCAGTTACAGAGGAAGAGTAA